A window of Streptomyces caniferus contains these coding sequences:
- a CDS encoding ferredoxin, protein MKVIVDEDKCVGAGQCVLAAAEVFDQREDDGVVVLLDAAPPDALHSSVEDAAARCPALAIEVLQRP, encoded by the coding sequence ATGAAGGTCATCGTCGACGAGGACAAGTGTGTCGGCGCCGGTCAGTGTGTGCTGGCCGCCGCGGAGGTCTTCGACCAGCGGGAGGACGACGGCGTCGTCGTCCTCCTCGACGCCGCGCCGCCGGACGCGCTGCACTCCTCGGTGGAGGACGCTGCGGCCCGCTGCCCGGCGCTGGCCATCGAGGTGCTGCAGCGGCCCTGA
- a CDS encoding cytochrome P450, which translates to MTDTRPTTTGPRPAATPQPTVRTCPFDPPEEYRTLREQAPVTPVTFPDGTNGWLVTRHEDVRAVLADPRFGANRRAARTGAPVPADTPLPPPAPGMFIFMDPPEHTRIRRLLTGQFTVRRMRQLIPAVERIVAGQLDAMASAGGPVDLVQDFALPIPSLVICELLGVPYADRADFQRNSSTVLRLDATHEEVQQAHLAMSRHIHELTVAKRVAPTDDILGGLVRDGRLTDEEVAGVGALLLLAGHETTANMIALGTMCLLGNPGQLAALRADPSLMDNAVEELLRYLTIIQFGLRRVALEDVELGGHRIEAGAPVLASLTSGNRDATQFSGDPDQLDVRRPYSSHLAFGHGIHQCIGQQLARVEMKAALSALIDRFPGLRLAVPAQEVPMRDDMLIYGVHELPVTW; encoded by the coding sequence ATGACCGACACCCGGCCCACCACCACCGGGCCCCGGCCCGCCGCAACGCCCCAGCCCACCGTGCGCACCTGCCCGTTCGACCCGCCGGAGGAGTACCGGACGCTGCGCGAACAGGCCCCGGTCACCCCGGTGACCTTCCCCGACGGTACGAACGGCTGGCTGGTCACCCGGCACGAGGACGTCCGGGCGGTACTCGCCGACCCACGGTTCGGTGCGAACCGAAGGGCGGCGCGGACCGGTGCCCCCGTGCCCGCCGACACCCCGCTGCCGCCGCCTGCGCCGGGGATGTTCATCTTCATGGACCCCCCGGAGCACACCCGGATCCGCCGGCTGCTCACCGGGCAGTTCACGGTCCGCCGGATGCGGCAGCTGATCCCGGCCGTGGAGCGGATCGTCGCCGGGCAGCTGGACGCGATGGCGTCCGCCGGGGGGCCGGTCGACCTCGTCCAGGACTTCGCCCTGCCCATTCCCTCCCTGGTGATCTGCGAGCTGCTCGGGGTGCCGTACGCCGACCGCGCGGACTTCCAGCGGAATTCGAGCACCGTGCTCCGGCTCGACGCGACCCACGAGGAGGTGCAGCAGGCCCACCTGGCGATGAGCCGGCACATCCACGAACTGACCGTCGCCAAGCGCGTCGCTCCCACCGACGACATCCTCGGCGGCCTGGTGCGCGACGGCCGGCTCACCGACGAGGAAGTGGCCGGTGTCGGGGCGTTGTTGCTGCTCGCTGGGCACGAGACGACGGCGAACATGATCGCGCTGGGCACCATGTGCCTGCTGGGCAACCCCGGCCAGCTGGCGGCGCTGCGCGCGGACCCCTCGCTGATGGACAACGCCGTCGAGGAACTCCTCCGCTACTTGACGATCATTCAGTTCGGCCTGCGGCGGGTGGCGCTGGAGGACGTGGAGCTGGGCGGTCACCGGATCGAGGCCGGGGCCCCCGTGCTCGCCTCCCTGACGTCGGGGAACCGTGACGCCACGCAGTTCTCCGGCGACCCCGACCAACTGGACGTGCGCAGGCCGTACAGCTCGCACCTGGCTTTCGGGCACGGCATCCACCAGTGCATCGGCCAGCAGCTCGCCCGGGTGGAGATGAAGGCCGCGCTGTCCGCCCTGATCGACCGGTTCCCCGGCCTGCGGCTGGCCGTACCGGCGCAGGAGGTGCCGATGCGCGACGACATGCTCATCTACGGCGTCCACGAGCTGCCCGTGACCTGGTAG
- a CDS encoding DUF3159 domain-containing protein has translation MDPVAPQKAGEAEAVPAAVRSRLRGTVLDLAPVFGFTLTFALTHRLAVALTLAFAAGAGVFVRRLVRKESVWRALGVLGFVCVQGVLAACTGDATTFFLPHLVLHCAMAVAVPVLILLGWPPLGLMVGLFTGERTAWRRCAVRRRAFARGSLVPFTGNVLMLSVQIPLFLSGRAVALGSVDVFGPLVFTLGALLGWRVYRRAVGAHRCDASTPVPAEASADPSPSLERTVR, from the coding sequence GTGGACCCTGTCGCACCTCAGAAAGCCGGCGAGGCGGAGGCCGTCCCGGCCGCCGTACGCAGCCGGCTGCGCGGCACCGTGCTCGACCTCGCGCCCGTCTTCGGATTCACCCTGACCTTCGCCCTGACGCACCGGCTCGCCGTCGCCCTGACGCTCGCCTTCGCCGCCGGGGCCGGGGTCTTCGTCCGCCGGCTGGTGCGCAAAGAGTCGGTATGGCGTGCGCTGGGAGTCCTCGGCTTCGTCTGTGTCCAGGGCGTGCTGGCCGCATGCACCGGAGACGCGACCACGTTCTTCCTCCCGCACCTGGTGCTGCATTGCGCGATGGCCGTGGCGGTGCCGGTGCTGATCCTCCTCGGATGGCCCCCGCTGGGGCTGATGGTGGGGCTGTTCACGGGAGAGCGGACCGCATGGCGCCGCTGCGCGGTGCGCCGCCGGGCCTTCGCCAGGGGCAGCCTGGTGCCCTTCACGGGCAACGTCCTGATGCTGTCCGTCCAGATCCCGTTGTTCCTGTCCGGCCGGGCCGTTGCCCTCGGCTCGGTCGATGTCTTCGGGCCGCTCGTCTTCACGCTCGGCGCACTGCTGGGCTGGCGCGTCTACCGGCGCGCCGTCGGGGCGCACCGTTGCGACGCCTCCACCCCGGTGCCGGCCGAAGCGAGCGCCGATCCGTCACCCTCTTTGGAAAGGACCGTTCGATGA
- a CDS encoding response regulator transcription factor yields the protein MDDDPPTAELLETTLGLAGYSVATAGGGAEALRAYETRPPDLLVLDVMLPDTDGFTVCRRLFDKGARLPVLFLTARDSVEDRVTGFAMGADDYLTKPFSLPELLARVHALLRRAGRYAQESPVLRFADLTVDEGSRRVRRGDRLIALSPTEYTLLRYLLLHADQVMSKEQIMDHVWQHRFGAGVVEKLVSRLRAKVDAQAPALIHTMRGFGYSLRLPGGG from the coding sequence GTGGATGACGATCCGCCGACCGCGGAGCTGTTGGAGACCACCCTGGGCCTCGCGGGCTACTCGGTGGCGACGGCGGGCGGCGGCGCCGAGGCCCTGCGCGCGTACGAGACGCGGCCCCCGGATCTGCTGGTGCTGGACGTCATGCTGCCCGACACGGACGGCTTCACCGTGTGCCGGCGGCTCTTCGACAAGGGGGCGCGGCTGCCGGTGCTGTTCCTGACCGCGCGGGACTCCGTCGAGGACCGGGTGACGGGTTTCGCGATGGGCGCGGACGACTACCTCACCAAGCCCTTCAGCCTCCCCGAGCTGCTGGCCAGGGTGCACGCCCTGTTGCGGCGGGCCGGCCGGTACGCACAGGAGAGCCCGGTGCTGCGGTTCGCCGACCTGACCGTGGACGAGGGCAGCCGGCGGGTGCGTCGCGGGGACCGGCTGATCGCGCTGTCGCCGACCGAGTACACCCTGCTGCGCTACCTGCTGCTCCACGCCGACCAGGTGATGTCGAAGGAACAGATCATGGACCATGTGTGGCAGCACCGCTTCGGCGCGGGCGTCGTCGAGAAGCTGGTGTCCCGGCTGCGGGCCAAGGTGGACGCCCAGGCCCCCGCCCTGATCCATACGATGCGCGGTTTCGGCTACAGCCTGCGGCTCCCCGGCGGCGGCTGA
- a CDS encoding sensor histidine kinase → MAGTWRGSLQARLMAGVVLLAAGGMVAVNAVSLIGLRLNLADAADATLAKARATVQHRVRGHTAPVDEAALNSLIPDGFYVALIDDRGRVIARTQSRDLDGQLRPRPDLPTPVPDGFADRPLTLTAKGTPVPRYRTLGFRLVRPATVRSAPGAPPRPVSRVVVAKSLQPADDVVYWLIGADAAATLAALGGIVLLSRVVLWVGLRPLRDMAATATAVADGDIDQRIEVAHRHSEVGEVATALNRAFDERQRSEEQLRQFVANASHELRTPLTTIRGWAQLHLHGLAQDPALIERAMLRIEGEAARMHATVEELLLLARLDQGRPLADAPVNVGALADDAVTDARVRDPDRPVTVDVPDEIFARGDEDRLRQVLQNLLSNALRHTPPGTPVSVAARALPGDTVELTVSDEGPGMAPDTADRIFERFYRGAESRAPATGGTGLGLSIVKSIAEAHGGTVTVRTAPGEGSTFTVTLPAPRSLPASRSLPAPR, encoded by the coding sequence ATGGCCGGCACCTGGCGCGGCTCCCTGCAGGCCCGGCTGATGGCCGGGGTCGTACTGCTGGCGGCCGGCGGCATGGTGGCCGTCAACGCGGTGTCGCTGATCGGGCTGCGCCTCAACCTCGCCGACGCCGCCGATGCCACGCTCGCCAAGGCCCGCGCCACCGTGCAGCACCGGGTGCGCGGCCACACCGCCCCGGTCGACGAGGCCGCCCTCAACTCCCTGATTCCCGACGGTTTCTACGTCGCGCTGATCGACGACCGCGGCCGGGTGATCGCCCGGACGCAGTCACGGGACCTCGACGGACAGCTCCGCCCCCGCCCCGACCTGCCGACGCCCGTCCCCGACGGGTTCGCCGACCGGCCCCTCACCCTGACGGCGAAGGGCACGCCCGTCCCGCGCTACCGCACCCTGGGCTTCCGTCTCGTCCGGCCCGCCACGGTGCGGTCGGCGCCCGGCGCACCGCCCCGGCCGGTCAGCAGGGTCGTGGTCGCCAAGAGCCTCCAGCCGGCGGACGACGTCGTGTACTGGCTGATCGGCGCCGATGCCGCCGCCACGCTGGCCGCGCTCGGGGGCATCGTGCTCCTCAGCCGCGTCGTACTCTGGGTGGGCCTGCGACCGTTGCGCGACATGGCCGCCACCGCGACGGCCGTCGCCGACGGCGACATCGACCAGCGCATCGAGGTCGCCCACCGCCACTCCGAGGTGGGCGAGGTCGCCACCGCCCTCAACCGCGCGTTCGACGAGCGGCAACGGTCCGAGGAACAGCTGCGGCAGTTCGTGGCCAACGCCTCGCACGAGCTGCGCACCCCGCTGACCACGATCCGCGGCTGGGCCCAACTGCATCTGCACGGCCTGGCCCAGGACCCCGCGCTCATCGAGCGGGCGATGCTGCGCATCGAGGGCGAGGCGGCCCGTATGCACGCCACGGTCGAAGAACTGCTGCTGCTCGCCCGCCTCGACCAGGGCCGCCCGCTCGCCGACGCACCGGTGAACGTCGGCGCGCTCGCCGACGATGCCGTCACCGATGCCCGCGTCCGCGACCCCGACAGGCCGGTCACCGTCGACGTGCCGGACGAGATCTTCGCCCGCGGCGACGAGGACCGGCTCCGGCAGGTGCTGCAGAACCTCCTGAGCAACGCACTGCGCCACACCCCGCCGGGCACGCCGGTCTCCGTGGCGGCCCGTGCGCTGCCCGGCGACACCGTGGAGCTGACGGTCTCCGACGAGGGCCCCGGCATGGCCCCCGACACCGCGGACCGCATCTTCGAACGCTTCTACCGCGGCGCGGAGTCCCGCGCTCCGGCCACCGGCGGCACGGGCCTCGGCCTGAGCATCGTCAAGTCGATCGCCGAGGCCCACGGCGGCACGGTGACCGTCCGCACCGCGCCGGGCGAGGGCAGCACCTTCACCGTCACCCTGCCTGCGCCACGGTCCCTGCCCGCATCACGGTCCCTGCCCGCGCCTCGATGA